One window of Athalia rosae chromosome 2, iyAthRosa1.1, whole genome shotgun sequence genomic DNA carries:
- the LOC105689365 gene encoding fatty acid synthase, with translation MPARFESVNSPVVRESVVTNGAGYTLDEDIVITGFSGRLPESSNIEEFKQQLFDGIDLVTDDERRWPSGLHGLPTRTGKLKDLKSFDATFFGVHAKQADVMDPQLRILLELTHEAIVDAGINPSEIRGTKTGVFIGVSDSESDEFWTADPDLVNGYGLTGCCRAMFPNRISYTFDLTGPSFAVDTACSSSLYAFNQAVVAMRTGQCDAAIVGGVNLVLKPTSSLQFHRLNMLSPEGMCKAFDAAGNGYVRSEAAVVIFLQKSASSRRVYATVVNSKTNTDGNKEQGITFPSGAMQNKLMREVYEESGINPADVAYVEAHGTGTKVGDPQEVNSIADLFCKNRTTPLLIGSVKSNMGHSEPASGLCSIAKVLIGMETGIIPGNLHFNSPNLDIPALSDGRLKVVDKATPWNGGLVAVNSFGFGGANAHIVLRSNPKPKLSPVLDVKLPKIVAVSGRTQEAVSSFLDKVKEHGNDDEFIALVQDLHTVNIPGHGYRGFQVLGDENIREVEEYINDKRPIWYVFSGMGSQWPGMGKELFKIDTFARSMRRCADALSPEGVDLMDLIQNGTEETFDNVLNAFVAIAAIQVALVDVLTSIGIHPDGIVGHSVGELGCAYADGTFTPEQTVLAAYWRGKSIQESALPEGAMAAVGLSWEETKKRCPKEISPACHNSADSVTVSGPVDSIKKFVAQLKEEDIFAKIVNSSGCAFHSKYIASAGPKLRASLEKIIPNPKQRSSRWISSSIPEAAWGTPVAQLSSPAYHVNNLLSPVLFQEALAYAPENAITIEIAPHCLLQAILRRSLKSTVTNIGLHKRGHSNNLNFFLNNIGKLYNAGAQPKLAKFYPTINYPVGRGTPMINSLIQWDHSIEWSVADFSGKGARTGESVIEVDLSKENDAYLSGHTIDGRILFPATGYLTLVWKTFAKLQGNDFEKMPVILEDVQFHRATIMPKEGSVKFLVNIFDGTGEFEICEAGSVAVSGRISLPENVEKQQLNLPVPVSKCNAELLELNTSDVYKDLRLRGYDYDGIFRGIKSSDNKGVAGQLFWDNNWVSYIDTMLQFSILGKDTRDLYLPTRLQRAVINPIMHKELTAALKEKEGLPVYSYPNLDVIKSGGIELRGMKASLAPRKQQTQALPKHERYTFVPYENTQSVVEDADKSKQYALTVLLQVARENLGGIKIKVVEVAGDRSAEALLVPSVLEVLTSEPMLTVDLQVISTSPDSYNTVLEQWNTKCVARDACSTPVGQDLHLVVAADILSNKNSAVLKNSAAALKPGGFIILEETGKVDASVLQDSGLVFVAKQLTLGKSYVLLKKVEESKEPIVIKITEKNFEWVEAVKAALAKSETEGQKVLIVGQGEKLLGIVGLMTCLRAEAGGSNARYVFVQDEKAAEFSLKNAFYANQLSKDLVANVLKGGQWGSFRHLRLDQQNDSSSLQVEHAYINTLVRGDLSSLRWIEGPLSYYQPEKYPDNEFCNVYYAPLNFRDIMLATGKLTADALPGDLAGQDCILGLEFAGRNSKGQRVMGMIAARGLATTVLADPGFMWEVPEKWTLEEAATIPVVYATSYYALVVRGRMRPGESVLIHAGTGGVGQASISIALHAGCRVFTTVGSQEKRDFLKKTFPQLTDRNIGNSRDTSFEQLVLSETNGRGVDLVLNSLAEEKLQASVRCLAKHGRFLEIGKYDLSKNTGLGMSFFLKNTSFHGILLDALFDTDSFEKREVVKLVSEGIKNGAVRPLPSTVFSEQQIEQGFRYMATGKHIGKVLLKIRDEEPKKVVQPVQKTVAAIPRTYMNPDKSYVLVGGLGGFGLELANWMITRGAKHLVLTSRSGIRTGYQALCIRRWRETGVNITISTTDATTLSGAEKLIKETQKLAPVGGIFNLAAVLRDALIENLTEADFKTVALPKIDATKHLDTASKKLCPALDYFVVFSSISCGRGNVGQANYGLANSAMERIVEDRQASGLPGLAIQWGAIGDVGLILETMGGNDTEVGGTLPQRMSSCLSTMDVFLQQPHPVLGSMVLADKGKTGDTANQVGLLEAVGNILGIKDVKTVNPNNTLADLGMDSLMGTEIKQTLERGYDLVLSAQEIRGLTFGKLIEFSNQSGETTEATSSAPASTRAAEDAPDKLLYQFSGTDIMPKESLVQLESKSKTGSPVFVIHAIEGAVTSMKGLASELNRPVWGLQCTSNAPLKSLMDLSAFYIKQMKTVQRKGPYTIVGYSFGACVAFEMALQLESAGESVVLTLLDGSPAYITSHSQAIAKQVNSSETTNADNGLEPALAFFAMQFKSDINFVKASAELESHQTLEQKLDKFIEIIGSTQFKDEDIKIAAVSFFRKLEAANIYEPASKYNGPVTLIKAKDNFVTLEQDYGLSEICNQKVSITELAGNHRSILSGDSVKKIAEILRL, from the exons ATGCCTGCAAGATTCGAATCCGTTAACAGCCCGGTAGTACGAGAATCAGTCGTGACTAATGGAGCAGGCTATACTCTCGACGAGGACATCGTTATCACCGGTTTTTCAG GTCGATTACCTGAGTCATCAAATATCGAAGAATTCAAACAGCAGTTATTCGATGGAATTGATTTGGTCACCGATGACGAACGAAGGTGGCCATCAGGATTACACGGGCTTCCAACTAGGACCGGAAAACTCAAAGATCTCAAATCATTTGACGCAACATTTTTTGGAGTCCATGCCAAACAGGCAGATGTTATGGATCCACAACTTAGAATCCTGTTGGAGTTGACACACGAAGCTATAGTAGATGCTGGGATAAACCCTTCGGAAATAAGAGGAACAAAAACTGGGGTGTTTATAGGTGTTTCCGACTCAGAATCCGACGAATTTTGGACGGCTGATCCTGATCTAGTTAACG GATATGGACTGACGGGATGCTGTCGTGCCATGTTTCCAAACAGAATCTCTTACACGTTTGATCTTACTGGACCTAGTTTTGCGGTAGACACGGCGTGCTCATCGTCATTATATGCGTTTAATCAGGCTGTGGTAGCTATGCGTACCGGACAGTGTGACGCAGCTATTGTTGGAGGAGTTAATCTAGTTTTAAAACCAACCAGCTCGCTACAGTTTCACAGACTTAACATGTTGTCGCCAGAGGGTATGTGCAAGGCCTTCGATGCTGCTGGAAATGGATATGTGAGATCTGAGGCAGCCGTTGTTATATTTCTGCAAAAATCAGCAAGTTCTAGAAGAGTATATGCCACTGTTGTTAACTCCAAAACAAATACAGACGGCAACAAGGAACAAGGTATCACATTTCCCAGTGGCGCAATGCAGAATAAATTAATGAGAGAAGTCTACGAAGAGTCAGGGATCAACCCAGCTGATGTTGCGTACGTCGAGGCACATGGAACCGGAACCAAAGTTGGAGACCCACAAGAAGTGAATTCTATTGCCGATCTTTTTTGCAAAAATCGTACAACACCCCTACTTATTGGTTCCGTAAAATCTAACATGGGACATTCCGAACCTGCTAGTGGCTTGTGCTCCATTGCCAAGGTTCTGATCGGTATGGAGACAGGAATCATTCCAGGAAACTTGCACTTCAACAGCCCAAACTTAGATATACCTGCTTTGAGTGACGGGAGATTGAAAGTCGTTGACAAAGCCACACCTTGGAATGGTGGTCTCGTCGCTGTCAATTCTTTTGGATTCGGTGGCGCCAATGCTCACATCGTTCTCCGTAGTAATCCAAAACCGAAACTTTCACCTGTGTTAGATGTTAAACTACCCAAAATTGTCGCTGTCTCTGGACGAACACAAGAAGCTGTTTCTTCCTTCCTGGATAAAGTGAAAGAACACGGAAATGATGACGAATTCATCGCCCTGGTTCAAGATTTACATACTGTCAATATTCCCGGACATGGATACCGTGGTTTCCAAGTACTTggcgatgaaaatattcgtgAAGTTGAAGAGTACATAAATGACAAACGCCCTATCTGGTACGTGTTCTCTGGAATGGGTTCACAGTGGCCTGGAATGGGCAAAGAATTATTTAAAATCGATACTTTTGCGCGGTCTATGAGACGTTGCGCGGACGCTCTTAGTCCGGAAGGCGTAGATCTGATGGATTTGATCCAAAATGGGACTGAGGAAACTTTCGACAACGTTCTAAACGCGTTTGTAGCAATAGCTGCTATTCAAGTTGCCCTCGTCGATGTTCTCACCTCGATTGGCATCCACCCGGATGGAATCGTTGGTCATTCAGTTGGAGAATTAGGATGTGCTTACGCAGATGGAACTTTCACACCGGAACAAACGGTACTGGCCGCTTATTGgcgaggaaaatcgatccaggAATCCGCACTGCCGGAAGGTGCGATGGCAGCTGTTGGCCTGAGTTGGgaggagacaaaaaaacgCTGTCCGAAGGAAATTTCCCCAGCCTGTCACAACTCTGCAGACTCTGTCACGGTATCTGGACCTGTTGactcgatcaaaaaattcgttGCTCAGTTGAAGGAAGAGGACATTTTTGCAAAGATCGTTAACAGTTCAGGCTGTGCTTTCCATAGTAAATATATAGCCTCCGCTGGACCAAAACTTCGCGCTTCTCTAGAGAAGATAATTCCAAATCCTAAACAAAGAAGTTCAAGGTGGATATCTAGTTCAATTCCTGAAGCAGCTTGGGGAACTCCGGTCGCACAGCTTAGCTCGCCTGCTTATCACGTCAACAATCTTTTGTCCCCAGTTTTGTTCCAAGAAGCTCTTGCGTATGCTCCTGAAAATGCAATCACCATTGAAATAGCTCCTCATTGTCTGCTTCAAGCTATTTTACGCAGATCTTTGAAATCAACTGTGACCAATATTGGGCTCCACAAACGAGGGCATTCCAATAATCTAAATTTCTTCCTCAACAACATTGGAAAACTTTACAATGCCGGTGCACAACCAAAACTTGCCAAATTTTATCCTACAATTAATTATCCTGTGGGTCGTGGCACTCCCATGATTAACTCGCTTATACAGTGGGATCATTCCATTGAATGGAGCGTCGCCGATTTTTCTGGAAAAGGAGCACGCACCGGAGAGAGCGTGATCGAAGTTGATTTGTCCAAGGAAAACGATGCCTATCTGTCAGGTCACACGATAGATGGAAGAATTTTGTTCCCAGCTACTGGTTACTTGACTTTGGTCTGGAAGACTTTTGCCAAACTTCAGGGCAATGATTTCGAAAAGATGCCCGTTATCTTGGAGGATGTTCAGTTCCACAGGGCAACGATAATGCCAAAAGAAGGCTCTGTCAAATTCTTAGTAAATATATTCGACGGTACTGGTGAGTTCGAGATCTGCGAAGCTGGATCAGTTGCAGTTTCTGGGAGAATAAGCCTCCCAGAAAACGTAGAGAAACAGCAACTGAACCTTCCGGTTCCTGTATCAAAATGCAATGCCGAACTACTTGAACTCAACACTAGCGATGTGTACAAAGATCTCAGATTAAGAGGGTACGATTACGATGGTATTTTCCGTGGAATCAAATCATCAGACAATAAAGGAGTTGCTGGTCAACTTTTCTGGGATAATAACTGGGTGTCTTACATCGATACTATGCTACAATTCAGCATTTTGGGCAAGGATACTAGAGACCTTTACCTTCCAACTCGCCTTCAGAGAGCTGTAATTAATCCCATAATGCACAAAGAACTGACAGCTGCACTCAAGGAGAAAGAAGGATTGCCTGTTTATTCCTACCCCAATCTCGATGTGATAAAATCTGGTGGGATTGAACTACGCGGAATGAAAGCATCTCTTGCTCCCAGGAAGCAGCAAACTCAAGCTCTGCCAAAACATGAACGATACACTTTTGTACCTTACGAAAATACTCAATCCGTAGTTGAAGATGCGGATAAATCGAAGCAATATGCTCTTACTGTTCTCTTACAAGTTGCTCGAGAAAATCTCGGAGGCATCAAGATCAAAGTTGTGGAAGTCGCTGGCGATCGGTCTGCGGAAGCCTTGCTAGTCCCATCAGTTCTGGAGGTTCTGACGTCTGAGCCGATGCTGACT GTTGATTTACAAGTGATTTCAACTTCTCCAGACAGTTACAACACTGTCCTAGAACAATGGAATACAAAATGCGTCGCTCGTGATGCCTGCTCCACTCCAGTAGGCCAAGATTTACACTTGGTGGTTGCAGCGGACATACTTTCGAACAAGAATTCAGCAGTTCTAAAGAATTCTGCTGCTGCACTTAAACCAGGTGGTTTTATAATATTGGAAGAAACTGGAAAGGTTGACGCAAGTGTCTTGCAAGACAGTGGGCTAGTTTTTGTAGCCAAACAACTAACTCTTGGAAAAAGTTATGTACTGctaaaaaaagttgaagaatcCAAAGAACCGATTGTCATCAAAATAACcgagaaaaactttgaatGGGTGGAAGCCGTCAAAGCTGCTCTTGCTAAATCTGAAACCGAAGGGCAAAAGGTTCTCATCGTTGGACAGGGCGAAAAATTACTTG GTATCGTTGGTCTAATGACATGCCTTAGGGCTGAGGCTGGAGGAAGTAACGCGCGATACGTGTTCGTCCAAGATGAAAAAGCCGccgaattttctttgaaaaatgcatTCTATGCAAATCAATTATCCAAGGATCTCGTTGCCAACGTTCTGAAAGGAGGGCAGTGGGGAAGCTTCCGACACTTGCGTCTCGACCAACAAAATGATAGTTCTTCGCTCCAGGTGGAACACGCATATATCAATACACTTGTTAGAGGTGATTTGAGCAGTTTGCGATGGATCGAAGGTCCCCTCAGCTATTATCAGCCAGAAAAATATCCCGATAACGAATTCTGCAACGTTTATTATGCACCTTTGAACTTCAG AGACATAATGCTCGCAACTGGTAAATTGACAGCAGATGCACTTCCCGGTGATTTGGCCGGTCAGGATTGTATTCTTGGTCTTGAATTCGCTGGTAGAAATTCCAAGGGACAACGAGTCATGGGAATGATCGCGGCTCGTGGTTTGGCAACTACCGTACTAGCTGATCCAGGATTTATGTGGGAAGTCCCCGAAAAATGGACTCTGGAGGAAGCTGCGACAATCCCCGTTGTCTACGCTACCAGTTACTATGCTCTGGTCGTGCGTGGTCGCATGCGTCCCGGTGAAAGCGTTCTGATTCATGCCGGAACTGGAGGCGTAGGTCAGGCGAGTATTTCGATCGCTTTGCACGCCGGCTGCAGGGTTTTTACAACAGTAGGATCTCAGGAGAAACGTGATTTCTTGAAAAAGACGTTCCCACAATTGACTGATAGGAATATCGGCAACTCGCGGGACACCAGTTTCGAACAACTCGTCCTCTCCGAGACCAATGGACGAGGTGTTGATCTGGTCCTGAATTCTCTAGCCGAAGAAAAACTGCAAGCCAGTGTAAGGTGCTTGGCTAAGCATGGCAGATTCttagaaattggaaaatacgatctttcgaaaaatactGGTCTCGGAATGTCATTTTTCCTAAAAAATACCAGTTTCCATGGAATTTTATTGGATGCTTTATTCGACACtgattcgttcgaaaaaagagAGGTCGTTAAACTAGTCAGTGAGGGTATTAAGAACGGAGCCGTACGACCTCTTCCATCTACGGTCTTCTCCGAACAACAAATCGAACAAGGATTCAGATATATGGCTACGGGAAAACACATTGGTaaagttttattgaaaatacgcGATGAGGAGCCAAAGAAGGTTGTTCAACCCGTTCAAAAGACTGTAGCTGCAATTCCACGAACTTATATGAACCCGGATAAGTCTTACGTCCTTGTCGGAGGCTTGGGAGGTTTTGGTTTAGAACTGGCAAACTGGATGATCACCCGTGGGGCAAAACATCTTGTGCTCACCTCTCGTTCAGGAATCAGAACAGGATATCAAGCTCTTTGCATACGTCGCTGGCGTGAAACGGGGGTGAACATCACTATTTCTACAACGGATGCTACTACGCTGagcggagcagaaaaattgataaaggaAACACAAAAGCTCGCACCAGTTGGTGGTATATTCAACTTGGCTGCAGTTCTCAGAGATGCTCTGATCGAAAATTTAACCGAAGCTGATTTCAAGACGGTAGCTCTACCTAAAATTGATGCTACTAAACACCTGGATACTGcctcaaaaaaattatgcccAGCTTTGGACTACTTCGTAGTATTTTCATCCATATCCTGTGGACGAGGAAACGTTGGACAGGCCAATTATGGATTGGCTAACTCCGCTATGGAGAGAATAGTCGAAGACAGGCAAGCCAGCGGACTTCCCGGACTCGCCATTCAGTGGGGTGCCATTGGAGATGTCGGTCTAATTCTAG AAACCATGGGTGGAAATGACACAGAAGTTGGAGGTACCTTGCCCCAACGTATGTCTAGCTGTTTGTCAACGATGGATGTGTTCCTCCAACAGCCACATCCTGTGCTGGGTTCGATGGTACTTGCAGATAAAGGAAAAACGGGAGATACAGCTAACCAAGTTGGGCTGTTAGAAGCAGTCGGCAACATTCTTGGAATCAAGGATGTCAAGACAGTAAACCCAAATAACACATTAGCGGATCTAGGAATGGACTCTCTGATGGGTACAGAAATTAAACAAACCTTGGAGCGAGGTTACGATCTAGTTCTATCCGCCCAGGAGATTCGAGGTCTGACTTTTGGAAAGTTGATTGAGTTCTCCAACCAGTCCGGAGAAACTACTGAGGCGACTAGTTCTGCACCAGCTTCAACCAGGGCAGCGGAAGACGCAcccgataaattattataccagTTCTCCGGCACGGATATTATGCCAAAAGAATCTCTGGTCCAACTggaatcaaaatcaaaaactgGATCACCTGTTTTCGTTATACACGCTATCGAGGGAGCAGTTACGTCTATGAAAGGCCTTGCCAGCGAACTAAATCGTCCTGTTTGGGGATTGCAGTGCACTTCGAACGCTCCGTTGAAATCTCTGATGGACTTATCGGCATTCTACATCAAACAAATGAAAACTGTACAACGCAAGGGACCGTACACCATAGTCGGTTATTCGTTCGGTGCCTGTGTAGCTTTTGAAATGGCGTTACAATTGGAATCGGCAGGAGAGAGCGTTGTGCTCACACTCCTAGATGGTTCGCCAGCCTACATCACGTCTCATAGTCAAGCAATTGCAAAACAAGTGAACTCTTCCGAAACGACGAATGCCGATAATGGACTGGAACCGGCCCTGGCCTTCTTTGCTATGCAGTTTAAATCTGACATCAACTTTGTGAAG GCTTCGGCTGAACTGGAGAGCCATCAGACattggaacaaaaattagaCAAGTTTATTGAAATCATCGGAAGCACGCAATTCAAAGATGAGGATATCAAAATTGCAGCAGTTTCATTCTTTAGAAAATTAGAAGCAGCAAATATATACGAACCTGCCAGTAAATACAATGGCCCCGTCACACTCATTAAGGCAAAAGACAATTTCGTCACACTGGAACAGGATTACGGGCTATCAGAG ATCTGTAATCAGAAGGTGTCGATAACCGAACTCGCTGGAAATCACAGAAGTATCCTATCTGGAGATAGCGTCAAGAAAATAGCTGAGATTTTACGATTGTAG
- the LOC105689349 gene encoding dynein regulatory complex protein 11: MSNVTYTELWKSTQADLEDIAQADSILQNSKPQKERRKAHANVAELYVRYIVASNNLHKCYDQVIQPQKRILIRKLLDSCIGRVLELKHELVDIDLSECNYYDDILLKYEITPQEAEIHIPAYFIRERENEIRERRKFIEDTLKSLGFLHEEPIPKKMTEVEAIRLIQAHERARQGRVRFQFMKEIREMKEKSMAKQDADNDQATLGISAALRIQKVWRGYTTRRKIRMRRMEEMLLIGMVQPSQVITENFRQAEKVKQYRHQKQREFQETYEKLLVEMKDTIRKERGALIEENLRKEIRNWITNYYQQTGKIPDLPSAESGGSRIMFSRQGTESTISKSTAMSSKESKKSKKSSKAKKESDQEQSEDESDPGFKPVPSNFLPEIIQANSDYQEIWKNKDESGNPGQETYLDMIEAEKTREVEDEIRIGVDQLMRDDIEALQAAVDRDRGHKGKRAKKSQKRVRRSGKKNKRKKEKDLTPDRSTESLFEELLTNGIIKLHPEVRLEQFKAEKSYANYDLRERGKDPLPALGDVKQLVKEYCILPLGNEVVKQLTPLVRSVLIAGPHGSGKKMLVHAICTELGATLFDITPGNVVGKYPGKSGLIMLLHLISKVSKLLQPSVIFMDGAERPFVKKVPKTDRTDPKRLKKDLPKLVKGITCEDRVILIGTSNSPWDCDQKLLYQTYDKVIFVPRTDLGTMSSIWKDLLYKYAGISRQFDTSAMTKICDGFTVGTVLQSIKEVMTTKRMVQLRVHPLTHAELVNALSTKDPVYREEEDAFLAWYAKTPTCRRKQRAIEMELEKLEEANEKKKKGKKSK; this comes from the exons ATGTCTAACGTGACATACACGGAACTATGGAAATCTACGCAAGCGGATTTGGAAGATATTGCGCAGGCAGATTCTATCCTGCAGAATTCAAAGCCACAAAAAGAAAGGCGAAAGGCACACGCTAACGTAGCCGAGCTTTATGTTCGCTACATTGTCGCCTCTAATAATCTGCACAAGTGTTACGACCAGGTGATTCAACCTCAGAAGCGGATATTGATCAGAAAATTGCTCGATTCCTGCATCGGAAGGGTATTGGAACTAAAACACGAACTTGTTGACATTGATCTATCGGAGTGCAACTACTACGacgatattttattaaaatatgaaattacgCCGCAAGAAGCTGAGATCCACATACCTGCTTATTTTatcagagaaagagaaaacgagatTCGTGAACGTAGAAAATTTATAGAGGATACATTGAAGAGCCTTGGCTTCCTGCATGAGGAGCCAATACccaaaaaaatgacagaagTTGAAGCGATTAGACTCATACAG GCCCACGAACGCGCGAGACAAGGTCGCGTTCGCTTTCAATTTATGAAAGAAATTAgggagatgaaagaaaagtcGATGGCAAAACAAGATGCGGATAACGACCAGGCCACATTAGGAATTTCGGCAGCGTTGAGGATCCAAAAAGTATGGCGAGGTTACACGACCAGACGAAAAATTCGCATGCGAAGAATGGAGGAAATGCTGCTGATCG GCATGGTGCAGCCGAGTCAAGTgataacggaaaattttcgacaggCCGAAAAAGTCAAGCAATACAGACATCAGAAGCAACGCGAGTTTCAAGAGACGTACGAGAAACTTTTGGTTGAAATGAAGGACACGATACGCAAGGAGAGGGGAGCGCTTATAGAggaaaatttgcgaaaagaaatcaggaattGGATAACCAATTATTATCAGCAAACCGGCAAAATACCCGACCTTCCATCCGCAGAAAGTGGCGGATCTAGAATAATGTTCAGTCGGCag GGTACCGAAAGTACGATAAGCAAATCAACGGCAATGTCATCCAAGGAGTCTAAGAAGTCGAAGAAATCCAgcaaagcgaaaaaagaaagcgatCAAGAACAGTCGGAAGACGAATCCGACCCAGGCTTCAAACCAGTCCCGTCCAACTTTTTGCCTGAGATAATCCAGGCGAATTCCGACTATCAggaaatatggaaaaataagGACGAGTCCGGTAACCCCGGGCAGGAAACTTACCTGGATATGATCGAGGCGGAAAAGACGCGGGAAGTCGAAGACGAGATCAGAATAGGTGTCGACCAGTTGATGAGGG ACGACATAGAAGCGTTACAGGCCGCGGTGGACAGAGACAGAGGCCACAAGGGTAAACGGGCTAAAAAATCCCAAAAGCGAGTTCGTCGcagtggtaaaaaaaacaaaaggaaaaaagaaaaagatttgaCACCGGATCGCTCGACGGAATCGCTGTTTGAAGAACTTTTGACCaacggtataataaaattacaccCCGAAGTCAGGCTCGAACAATTTAAAGCAGAAAAATCCTACGCCAATTACGATCTTAGAGAACGAGGAAAAGATCCGCTGCCAGCGCTAg GTGACGTGAAACAGCTTGTTAAGGAATACTGCATTCTTCCTCTGGGTAATGAGGTCGTAAAACAATTAACaccactcgttcgatcggtttTGATAGCCGGCCCCCatggaagtggaaaaaaaatgctcgTTCACGCAATATGCACCGAATTAGGTGCTACGCTGTTCGACATAACGCCGGGTAATGTCGTAGGAAAATATCCGGGTAAATCCGGTCTCATTATGCTTCTCCACTTGATATCGAag GTTTCAAAACTTCTACAACCATCGGTCATCTTCATGGACGGTGCGGAACGACCTTTTGTCAAAAAGGTACCGAAAACTGACCGCACCGATCCCAAACGTCTGAAAAAAGATCTTCCAAAATTGGTGAAGGGAATAACGTGCGAAGATCGCGTTATTCTAATCGGAACTTCGAACAGCCCTTGGGATTGTGATCAAAAACTGTTGTATCAAACGTACGACAAAGTTATATTCGTACCGAGAACGGATCTCGGTACGATGTCGTCAATCTGGAAAGACTTGCTTTACAAG taCGCCGGGATCAGTAGGCAGTTCGATACTTCGGCGATGACAAAAATTTGCGACGGTTTCACCGTTGGAACCGTTCTTCAGTCGATTAAGGAG GTGATGACTACGAAACGGATGGTCCAACTCAGAGTCCACCCCTTGACACATGCCGAGCTAGTAAACGCCCTGAGCACCAAAGATCCTGTTTACCGAGAAGAGGAAGACGCGTTTTTGg CTTGGTACGCAAAAACGCCAACCTGTCGTAGAAAGCAGCGTGCTATAGAAATGgaacttgaaaaattagaggaggccaacgagaaaaaaaagaagggcaAAAAATCGAAGTAG
- the LOC105689471 gene encoding COP9 signalosome complex subunit 3 — protein MASALELFVNNVRTLSTQGNFRELCDVISKSTNVLMRNGQHLDNVLETLDLQQHSLGILAVLCVKFSLPNPNGVNNPDAYKPLFNQVQEFIVGCNGEQVRFAPDTYAELCHLLTQLLVNLQVPLRGIELLRRAIRKIQLFDSQLTSIHADLCQLCLLSKCFKPALEFLDTDMTGINQEGGQFDSKYFLLYYYYGGMIYTALKNYDRALYFFEVCVTTPALAVSHIMLEAYKKYILLSLILHGKRLNVPKYASQVVNRFIKPLSQGYHEIATAYSTNSCDEVSTVMNKYQELYIRDHNWGLVKQVLRYLYKKNIQRLTKTFLTLSLSDVASRAQLPGPAEAEQYILNMIEDGEIFATINQKDGMVVFHDDPEKYNSPRMLARFEKEMAACAELDKRVLEMEEEVIVTPQYVRKACGQNDQDDQSAGPAPTNVTNTRGQPKHNTYSM, from the exons ATGGCGTCGGCACTGGAGCTGTTTGTTAATAACGTTCGAACGCTCTCAACGcaag GTAATTTCAGAGAGCTGTGTGACGTTATAAGTAAATCAACAAACGTGCTTATGAGAAATGGACAGCATTTGGATAATGTTTTGGAAACTCTGGATCTGCAACAGCACTCGCTTGGGATATTGGCCGTCCTGTGCGTTAAGTTTTCGTTACCGAATCCCAACGGAGTGAATAATCCGGATGCTTACAAGCCCTTGTTCAACCAGGTCCAAGAATTCATCGTAGGATGCAATGGCGAACAAGTTCGGTTTGCCCCAGACACAT ATGCGGAGTTGTGTCACTTGCTCACGCAGCTGTTGGTGAATCTTCAGGTGCCTCTGCGGGGTATCGAATTACTCCGTCGTGCTATAAGAAAAATCCAACTATTTGATAGTCAGCTAACTTCAATACATGCAGATTTGTGCCAGCTCTGTTTATTGTCAAAGTGCTTCAAGCCTGCCCTGGAATTTTTGGACACTGATATGACGGGGATAAACCAGGAGGGCGGGCAGTTTGATTCAAAGTACTTTTTACTATATTACTATTACGGGGGAATGATATACACCGCATTAAAAAACTACGACCGCGCTCTTTACTTTTTCGAAGTTTGCGTAACTACTCCTGCGTTGGCCGTAAGTCATATAATGCTCGAGGCTTACAAAAAGTACATATTACTATCCCTGATTCTTCACGGGAAGAGACTGAACGTCCCTAAATACGCGAGTCAAGTTGTCAATAGATTTATCAAGCCACTAAGTCAGGGTTACCACGAAATCGCAACGGCATATTCAACAAACAGTTGCGACGAAGTTAGCACCGTGATGAACAAATACCAAGAGTTGTACATTAGAGACCATAATTGGGGACTTGTCAAACAAGTTCTTCGCtacttgtataaaaaaaacatacagaGGTTGACGAAAACTTTCCTCACACTGAGCCTGAGTGATGTAGCTAGCAGAGCGCAACTCCCTGGACCAGCGGAAGCTGAACAATATATTTTAAACATG ATCGAGGATGGGGAGATATTCGCAACTATCAATCAGAAGGATGGAATGGTGGTATTCCATGACGACCCGGAGAAATACAATTCTCCACGAATGCTCGCGAGGTTTGAAAAAGAGATGGCGGCGTGTGCCGAGCTTGATAAACGAGTGTTAGAAATGGAAGAGGAAGTGATTGTGACACCTCAATATGTGCGAAAGGCTTGTGGCCAAAATGATCAGGACGATCAATCCGCTGGTCCCGCACCTACCAATGT